The genomic interval AGCCCCGCGGTAGAAAAGGACATACATTGCCCACACCAGCATCTATCTCAcaacccaaaaaaaagaagaaagaaaataaaataaaaaaggtcaaaaaaaaaaatgaaaattaAGCAATTTAAATGTCTATCGGACAGGATATAGGTATGCTTGCGCTGTGaaaacatcaacaacaccaccgCGTGAAACAAGACGCGTATCATGAAACAAACACCGAATTTTCCCCGAGTCgacttctttctcttcccgCGGGAGAAGAGTCGTCAAGTCatgcagaaaaagaaacgccGCGGGATATAGAGAAAAGACCGAATCAAAACtgagaaaaataaagaagacaaaggaaatctgacaaaagaaaaggcaaggaaCGACTGAAAGGAAAATCGCTTCTTTGAAATCATGGATGTCCGTAACACCAGAAAACACCGGGATATGCAGTCGATGCAGATATAGACCAGGATTCGACCCAGTTTCCGCTTATCCGGTCCGACCCGACCGGGCATCTAAGCGCGCCCCATGGGCCACTAGCAACTGTACCACTTCCACATGCCCCTTTTCGCTGGCGACATGTAGTGGTGTCGACCCATGGTGGTCGCGAGCATTGACGTCGATGTGTTCGGTTGTGAGGAGCAATCGCACTACGCCCAGATGCCCGCACTGGGCGGCGATGTGCAGTGGGGTTTGGCCGCGTGAGTCCTGGACGTTCACGTTGACCCCGCGTTGAAGGAGCAGCAAGGAGACCACGCGCTCGGTGCCGTGGCTGGGTTCCTGAGGTGTTCTTGGATTCGACTGCGGCTGCGAGGGAGGCGGCGTGGGAATGCCATCAcggggttggtggtggatgtCTGATACATTCTCGCTAGAGAGGTCGCCCGAGGGTATTATGCTGGGAAAGAGACATGGATCCTATCAAGAAGGTTAGTTCATGTCGGTCTGGGGATCGAAGCCATACGTCTTGGGCCGCacgagggaagaagaagaagcaagatAGACGAAAGAGAGATAGTCAGAGACTTACACTGCTGGGTGTCCATAGAGGAGGTTGGCCGAATGGGGGATCCGACATGGTCATGGGCAAATCGCCGAGGGAGTTGGTCGCAGACCAACTGCCGTTGTCTGATAAGTCGGCATTTTGCCAATCTGCTTGAGAGAGGTGCAGGACATCAGAGTCGGCGGAGAATAGACCGCTGGAATATTGGGACCAGAGGTCGTTATCGGCATATGAGATAGGCCAGGGACAGGGGTCAAGGGGATCCCCAGGTGCCAGCACCGGATCCAGGcctttcatcatcattccGACGGTCGAAGTTCGTGCAGGAGACGGACTCTGGGAGATGGACCACGCGGGACTATTCCGCATGATTTGAGATGGCAGGGTTCTTTTGCTAGCTCCAGAGTATCGCTACACCACCGGATGTACTGAGGCTGATAAAATTCTGGCAATATGGCTATGGTTCGTTCGGTCCGTCACACTTGTCCTCTTGTTTCTTTAATGTCTAAGGAGCGTGAGCTTGCTGATGGTGAGCTTACAGCTTCTTTACTCTGGGGGATCGACCATCTCAGCAACACCGAGTACTCGAACCTGACCTTGCCGGCAAACTGGGGCACTGGATCACCATCGCATGGACATCTGTAACAAGAGAACACCACACAGCCCTACTTGGGGGCGGTTACAGACACGGTGATCTCGCATTGTGCGTGAGATCTATGACGAGGGTCATCCGATCGAAAGGCTGAAACAGGGTAAAAGAATAAGCTATtacaaaaataataataagcTATCACGCTAAAGATGAGTCTGCAGGTCCCGTCATCCCTCACAGTGCATCTGCAACCTCATGCCGGATGTTGTGGGGGCCAATCCaacgagaaaagaagaaggatgagagaAAGACCCAAGAATGCCGGGTTTCGATCAGTCCACAAAGGAATAGACGGTGCATAGATAAACCTCGTAATCCACAGAACCTGTCATAATCACCTGTTACATCACCGATCCTCTGGAACcctggaagggaaaagaaaagaaaagaaaacaaaacaaaagaagagaacTTTGAAACTCGTATCCCGACGAGATCAGCATTCACCATCATGACTTTCCCACCCGCACCAGCAGCGAATATTGGTCCGTACCCCATTCGAGCGTATACAGGTTGGATGGAGACTAACGATAGCTGCGGAATAGATTGGACCAAGTTAGGGCTCGCGGTGACGGATATGGGTAAGAGAGGATCCCACTATGGACCCGCACGAAGAAACCAGGAATAAAACGCTCACATTCTTCTATCCTAGTCAATGGCCATGTGGAGTCGACCTATTCCGTTACGACTGGGGAGTGGACATCGCCCAAATTCGTGGAGGATCCGTATCTTCGCATTCATGGTTTGGCCCCGGCCCTCAACTATGGGCAACAGGTGTATGAAGGATTGAAAGGTGAGCCTTTGGTATCCCCACACGGGATTCTGCCCTgaatatctaataatagagtAAATTAGCCTACCGATCGGCAACTGACCAgatccttctctttcggCCACGATTCCATGCGGCGCGCATGCAACACTCGGCAGAGGTGGTGTCCATTCCTGCTGTGCCCACGGACCACTTTCTCGAGTGCGTGAATCTGGCGGTCGCGAGAAACGCCGAGTGGGTCCCTCCTCACGCGAGCGGCGCCGCCTTGTATGTGCGCCCTGTGCTCTTGGGCTCCGCCGCCCATTTCGCACTGACCCCTCCTGCCGAATTTACCTTCTGCGTATATGTACAGCCTTTTAGCACCTATCACGGCATTGCGCCCCTACCCGCGGTCGTTCTCGAAGACTTCGATCGGGCCGCACCCCGCGGAACTGGCCACGCGAAGATCGGAGGCAATTATGCCCCCGTCATGAAGTGGTCggaaaaggccaagaaggagggaTTCCCTATGACCCTGCATCTGGACAGTGCCACTCATTCCGAAATTGATGAGTTTTCCACCTCCGGATTTCTGGGGGCGAGAATGGACGGGGATAAGCCCGTGTTGGTGGTCCCCAAGAGTGACTATATCATTGGGAGTGTGACGTCCGATAGTTGTATGCAGATTGCTCGGTCCTTGGGATGGACTGTCGAGCATCGCTCGGTACGAACCTCCTGGCTCCATTCCGATCGAGTCCATGACTGACAGTACTTTGTAGGTCAAATACGAGGAACTCGCGACCTTTAAAGAGGTGATGGCCGTCGGCACTGCTGCCGCTCTGGTTCCTATTCGATCCATTACCCGGAAGTCGCGCGACGACCATTTCGTCTACACCGAGGAGAAGTCTGCTGGTCCGGTCTGTCAGCAGCTCTATGCCGCGCTCACTAAGATCCAGCGTGGTGAGGCTGAGGATCAGTTTGGATGGCGTGAAGAGGTTAAGGGCACATCTGATGTGggttcttctggttctttcTGTATCATTATGTAAATATGTTCGTATATGAGGAATGTCTAGCGGTTCTAATTTTCACACTACAAATTGACAGAATGCCGTATCCAAAAGTGAAAGCACGCTTAGAATGTAAGTGTAACTATGCGGAATAAGGGTGAAGAGGTCATGCTCATCGTGAATATAGGCTCTTCGACGTATGCTGCCGGTTGGAGATTCACACAGGGCTGGGGCTGGTGTCTGAATTGCTCTCGCCTTTCTCGGTCTGATACGGAATAGTAATACAATAATGACAGTTGTAGTTTTACAAGGAACTTCAGATAAGTTTGATAATTTTATTTCGTCGTTGCATTTTGTTTGAcacctctctctctcttctattgattatttttgtttattatttttattttgtattttattttctttctctctcttcttctctccctttctcccttatttgttctttttctttccttcttttttttctgtcttcaatttgaatttctttatctccctcttttcttcctttgattGCTAGGTGCATGGAAGACAGATTTACCCAAGTATGCAGATCCAAAACGCAAAATATCCAATTTCATTCTCAGCAGACACCTCCCAGGGCCCTCGAGATACTTCTTAAAAATACATACACGTCGTAACATTCTCCAATCTCACTCCCAACAGTAACAGAGACCCCCTACCGGAAAGAAACCTGCACGATGGGACCGTCCTTCGCAGCCGTGACATGATCGCGCAGCTGATATTCACCCTCACGCTGTCTTCCAGCACCCATATCCACATGTCCACCCCcaaccttctcatcctcacccGGGGCGCTACGGAACTCATACTTCGACAGCATATAAGCCATGGTCAACATCAGCTCCGTCCAAGCCAATCCCTTCCCCAAACAGCTCCGCGGTCCAATGGAGAAGGGGCTGAAAGCCGACCGTGCGAGCTGCACCTTTTCGGGCACGGGGTCGAGCCAGCGATCGGGACGGTACTCAAAGGGCTCTGGGTAGTAGTCTGGGTTGTGCTGGATGGCGTAGATGCAGGTACCCACGTCGTAGCCGCGTGGGACAACCTGCCCGTCGATGATAACTCCATCGTCAAGGACTTCGCGCCAGAGGGAGCTACTGGCGGGTGGAGACATACGCAGACTCTCGTCGATACATGCGCGCAAGATCACGCAGTTGTTTAGGGCGGGCCCGAGGGCGACGTCGTCGGGACCCGGGAATGCGGCGCGaacttcctccttggcttTTTCGTACCATTCCCGGTTGCGGCAGAGGTAGAAGAAGGTCGAAGCGATGGCGGTGGAGGATGTGTCGGATCCTTGGTAGTGTTAGGCAAAGGAATAAGAAGAAATGGgggagatggaagaaaatcTTACCGGCAACAATCATGGTGGTACTTTCAGCGCCAATCTCTGCAGGTGTAAATCCCTGTTGCGTCTCCGGATCGACAGCATCCAGCAAGAATGAAAACGCATCGTGGCGTTTCAAGGGCTTTGCGGACATGCGCTTCTTGAGAAGAATATTGACGAAGCGAATGAACGCATTCCGGCCCTGAATCGCTTGAGGGAATAGCCAACGGTCGAGACGGCGTGTGGATAATTCACCAGCTTGGGATAGGACTCCAGTACGCACGTTCGAATCCTCAATGCACTTGACGATCTCCCGGTTTTTGGGACTGCCAATGAGATCAAAGCTTTCACCGAAAATGATTCCGGACATGATGTCGAAGGTGAGATAGTTTGCTGGGAGGAACGTCAAAATCTCGGCCTTCGCTAGGAGTGGGAAGGACGATACATACACCATTTTCCCATATTCTGCGGACTAGACCATTCACCAGCTTTTCCGCCCGAGATATCCTTGGCCAGCTCGTCGCAGAACTTGCGTACAAGACTCATGATGGTCCCTTCAAAACCACGCAGGGCGGCATCTCCAAAGCCCTGTCCAATTATGCGTCGCTTGCGACCGTGTTGCTTTTTATCAATGAGGGTGAGTGTGTTGGGAGCGCGATGAACCATGGCGCCATAGGCGGCCGACTTCTGGAAGCTTTTGCTGTATGCATAGATCTCTGAGAGGTTCGATGATCCGGTTAGTGGTTTTTTTCAGTGATCCGGAGCTTGAAAAGAGACAAACCCTTCAGGCCGGTATTGGTATTGAACAGCACACGATTTGGTGCATATCGAACATAGTTTCCTGTCGTATCATCCGTCAGAGAATGCTGCGTCATGGTAGAACAGAAGGGTAGTATAGCTACCATATTTCTCATGGCAGCGCATCATGTCAATGTGCAGGTCCCCTTTCCAGGCATAGTACCCTCCATAGAGGTTGGTCACTTTGGCCAGCAAAGGACCCGGATACTTCGCAAGGGGATGGAACCAGATACGGTAGATGCAGATAGCAAGCACCTGACAAACTCGTCAGTGAGGATCCTATCCTCGTTAGGGCCGGAAGCAAGGGCTCACGTAGGCCAGCAATGCAACGGGCACAGCCGTCACATAGGCGAAGAGAGGCACATGTCTCAGCAGCGCGACTGCCTGCATGATGGTAATTGATCGATTCGATACTAAGTGGATGACTGAATGATTGATAGTTCATGGACTTGGGCGTAAAAGGTCATGATGGCAATTCAGGCCAAATAAGTCCGGCGAAAAGGCATGGTGATAGCAGAAGCACAAGGCAGGAGGTGCCTCACAACCTCGGTGGTGAGGTGAACGCATCGTGCAATGTCATCTACATTGTATGATTCTGGGTCCAAGAGCCACCGTCTGACAAGGACAGAGATAAATTTAGATCACCGTTCCTGATCATCAAAACCTGGGGGTTTCAGAATGTCGGGCGGATCCTGCGACTTGGGGGCCGATGCCAGCAGTTGTCAGTCAGCATAAGCCCTAAAGCTATTCGACTATAGAGGTAAGCATGCAGTGTGAGCCACTAGCGCGGTTCGCCTTGGAGCTGGATCACTCAACTTTATTCAATTGatcgctgctgctgctgcatgAGTGAGATATGGGTggtttttcctttctcacGATTCGCCTCAGCCCCGAAACACTCCGCCACGTGTGAAGTAAGCTCTCGGTTGTTGCTGACATGGACTATACTGAATCCCGAGTATTATGGCCTCGGAAAGGGTCACCATGCACACGTAATATGATAGATCCTAGTGGTTGAGTCTCTTTTAAGTACTGGCGCCGGTCGACCAAAGTCACCCCACTGTGAATGACATTGATACCCAAACAACTTTGCCATGTCTGCCACAATGCAGCCGGAAGTCGAGCAGCAGCTTGCATATGTGCTCTTGATTGAGCTGTTGGCGTGAGTGTTGCTTCTTATGTCTTCCGACCGATCATGGCGATATCTGACCAAGGAAAAAATCACTTGTAGGCATCAGTTTGCGTCGCCAGTCCAATGGTAAGTCCTCGTCTTGATATCCTTAAAAGAATGATCGACTAACAACACTCTGTAACACAGGATTGAAACCCAAGATGGACTCATCACAGAGCAGAATGTTGAACGGTTCATCGAAATCGGCCCGGCAGATATCCTCACCGGCATGCTCCGAAAGACTGTCGGTCAACAGTACAAATCCCAAGATGCCGCACGACATATGACACGAAAGCTACTCTCTTACGCCCAGAATGCAGACGAAATACAGTATATCTCGGGCTCATCAACAGCGACAAGCCGGCCAGCTGTCAAGCCTCACCCGTTATTGTCACAGGGGCCGTCGGCGTCCAGTAAGACTGCGGAAACTACACCCCCAGCCCCGGCTGAAACTCAGATCAATACTGCGCCGGCCCCTGTTGCCAAAGTAGCGATGGTTGCGGATGCTCCTGTACAGGCGAAGGATATTGTTATCGCCATCATTGCACAAAAGCTGAGAAAGAGCCACGCTGAAGTAGCAACAGATAAAACAATCAAGCTATTAGTGAGCGGTATAGTTCTCCCTCTTACCCTTCCATTATACTCACTACAGCTGCTGATGACCCAAATATAGGCCGATCGACCTTGGAGAATGAGATCGTGGGCGACCTCGACGCCGAGTTCGGATCCCTTCCCGAGAGGGCGGAAGAGCTAGGATTAGAGGAACTATGCAATACTCTACAATCTGGCGCAGCCTTCTCAGGACAGCTGGGTAAGGTATCCACAGGGATTGTGTCCCGTGTCTTTGCACAAAAGCTTCCTGCTGGTTTCTCTAGCGGTGATGCTCGTGATTATCTACAGACTAGATGGGGTCTAGGGGCCGGACGTCAGGACTCGGTATTCTTGCGAGCAAGCACAGCCCAGACATCCTCTCGATTGGCAAGTTCGGGAGAAGCACAGTCATTTTTTGATCAGATAGTGCAGCAGTATGCTACAGACAACGGCCTCAGCCTGTCTGCATCCGCGCCGGCCGCGGAGGCTGCGGCAGTGTCGGCTCCAGTGGACAGCAAGGCTCTCGGCCTGGTGAAGAAAGATCAGGAACGGCTCCGAAAGGCGCAGATGGAACTCTATGCACGACTGCTTGGAAAGGATCTAGGCCACGATGCGCGAGAAGCGCTCAAGGCACAACTGGCGACCGTCAAGCTGCAGGAGCAGCTGGACTTCATCACCGCCGAGGTGGGCGATGTCTTTATCTCAGGTATCCGTCCATTATGGGCAGCTGCAAAGGTGCGACGCTACAACTCCAGCTGGAACTGGGTGTTGCAAGATACATTGCATCTTTTCCACCGGATTCTGCGAGGGAACTTTGGCAATGCCGATTTCCCTAAATACAGCAACGCTATCGCCAACCGATCCAGTCCTCGCCTACTGCAAATGATCAAGTATTTGTCGAACAGCCCGTGCTCTCTCTGGGGCACTCGTTTCCCAGAGGCCAAAACCGTGATGCGTCGCTTGGTAGACCTTTGTGAGAAGCCTCGCGCGCCTCGATTCGAGCCGCTGGCCGCGAACTACGATGCCTTTATCAAGGGGCCTAGCACTACGGTGGATGAGAATGGTCATATCAAGTACCGCGAGGTCCCTCGCGGTGGATCACCCGTCATCGCATCGATTCACATCAAAACCCAGCGACACTCGACCTGGCTGACCGACCGCTCCGTGACGGCACTGTATCTGGACGAGGTGCAATCATCCTGGAATGACGGCATCACATTCATCAACAAGTGTGTCCTCATGACTGGAGTGAGCATTGGGTCCATTGGAGCTGAAATTTTGAAAGGCCTCCTGAGTGGTGGAGCCAAGGTTGTCGTCACCACCAGCAGCTATTCCTCTGCCACAACTCGGTTCTACCAACGTCTCTACGTTGAACACGGTTCGCGAGGATCCGAACTGATTGTCGCTCCGTTTAATCAAGGAAGTCAGCATGATCTCGACGGACTTGTCGAGTACATCTACACGTCAGGCACTGGCCTGGGCTGGGATTTGGACCACGTTGTTCCATTCGCTGCGATCTCCGAGGCTGGCCGGGAGATTGACAACATTGATGCCAAATCCGAACTGGCTCACCGAATCATGCTCACCAATACCCTCCGTTTGCTGGGAGCCAtcaagaaacagaaacagcTTCGGGGATACCGCACCCGGCCGACTCAGGTCATTCTGCCCCTTTCGCCCAACCACGGCGCGTTTGGCAACGATGGTCTGTACGGCGAGTCGAAGATTGCCCTCGAGTCCTTGTTTGAGAAATGGCACTCGGAGAGCTGGTCGACGTACCTGTCCATCTGCGGTGCGGTCATTGGTTGGACGCGTGGCACCGGTCTGATGGCCGATAACAACATTGTCGCGGCAGGAATTGAGCGTCATGGAGTGCAGACCTTCTCCACGGCCGAGATGGGGGCATATATCCTGGTGCTTATGACTCGGAAGCTTGCCAACCAATGCAACGTACAGCCACTGTATGCCGATCTGACCGGCGGTCTGAACACGATTCCGAATCTGAGAGCCACTTTGGATAAGGTTCGGCGCGAGATTGTCGATAAAAGTGCCATGCGCACCGTCCTCGCGCGGGAGCAAGCTGCTGAGCAGAAGCTCACTACGTGCAGTTCTCCAACGACCCCGGAGAAGGGAGCACGAACGCGCCTGGCGAATATTCGGTTCTCATTCCCCGCTCTGCCCGATGCGAAGACCGAAGTCGACCCCCTGCGAGCAAACTTGATGGGCATGGCAGATTTGGAGCGCATTGTGGTGGTCACAGGCTTTTCAGAGGTCGGCCCGTACGGCAACTCTCGGACTCGCTGGCAAATGGAGGCCACTGGGCGTTTGTCCTTGGAAGGGTGTATTGAGATGGCATGGATCATGGGACTCATCAAGCACCATGACGGCCCGCTGGACGGGAAACACTTCACCGGCTGGGTGGACGccaagacaaagaagcccGTGCAGGACATGGACGTCAAAGCTCGGTATGAAGAGCATATCCTCAATCATACCGGAATCCGACTGGTGGAGCCAGACCTGGATCCTAGCGAACCACCAGGCAAGAGACGGCTCCTACAAGAGGTCGTGCTCGAGGAAGATCTACCGCCCTTTGAAGTCTCTCCTGAGGTGGCGGAGCAGCTCATCAACGAGCATGGGGAGAATCTGGTTGATATCTCGCCCCAGGGAGAACAGTGTGTCGTCAACCTGAAAAAAGGTGTAGTGTTGATGATCCCCAAGGCTCTGCAGTACCAGCATGCGGTTGCGGGGCAGGTCCCTACCGGCTGGGATGCACGCGCCTACGGCATACCGGAAGACATTGTCGCCCAGGTTGACCGTGGAACCCTGTTCACCTTGGTCAGCACCATGGAGGCGCTTGTGGCCTCGGGAATCACCGACCCCTACGAGCTATACCAGTATATCCATCTCTCCGAGTTCGGCAATTGCATTGGCTCAGGTCTTGGTGGTGTGCActcgttgaagaagatgttcCGGGATCGGTATCTGGATAAGGATGTACAGAAGGACATTCTCCAGGAAACATTTATAAACACCACCGCTGCCTGGGTCAATATGCTGTTGATCTCCTCTGCTGGCCCCATCCGCACGTCGGTTGGTGCTTGTGCCACTTCGATTGAGTCTTTGGAAACTGGTTTTGAAACTATCGTCACTGGGCGTGCTAAAATCTGTCTTGTCGGTGGATACGATGATATGACGCAGGCAGTAGCAGAGGAGTTTGCCAATATGAAAGCCACTACCAAccccgaggaagaggccaagaagggCAGGCTCCCGCAGGAGATGTCGCGACCCGCTGCAGAGAGCCGAAGCGGCTTCGTCGAGTCTCAGGGCAGTGGTGTTCAGGTTATCACCTCGGCCCGCCTGGCCCTCGACTTGGGCCTGCCGATTCATGGTATTGTTGCCTGGGTGGGAACTGCCAGTGACAAGACAAGCCGGTCGGTGCCTGCACCGGGACAAGGCATCTTGACGAACGCGCGCGAGAAGCCCAACAGTCGATTCCCATCGCCACTGCTGGATATTCGTTACCGCAAGCGCCGTCTTGAGGCACGGTTGAAGCAAATCAATGAATCGGTTGACCTGGAGGTACAGATGCTTGAGGAGCAAATGACCCAAGATGGAGAGGTTCCAGAGGAACTCCAGGAAGAGCTCCAGAACCATAAGCGCTTCGTCGAAGGCGAAGCCGAGCGCCAGCGCAAGGAAGCGTTGAACACATTTGGTAATGAGTTCTGGAAGAATGAGTCCGCTATTTCTCCCGTTCGGGGTTCTTTGGCCGTTTTTGGTCTGACTATCGGTTCGTCATGCTTGCCTTTCCGCAGTAAATGTCTAGATTTCATGGACTGACCACCTACTAGATGATCTTGATTTCGTTTCCCTACACGGCACTAGCACTGTCATGAACGACAAGAACGAAGCCGCAGTGCTTGAAGCCCAAATGCGACACCTCGGCCGTGTACCCGGGAATCCTCTCTACGCTATCTCACAGAAGTATCTTACGGGTCATCCCAAGGGTGCCGCAGGAGCATGGATGCTGAATGGTGGCCTACAAGTGCTGGACACGGGCCTCATTCCTGGCAACCGCAACCTGGACAACGTTGATGGGAAGCTGCAAGATAACGAATACATTCTCTATCCCAACCGTAGCATCCAAACCAAGGGATTGAAGGCATTCTCTGTGACATCTTTCGGTTTCGGGCAGAAGGGCGCGCAGGCCATCGTGGTGCACCCCCGGTATCTCTACGCTATGCTCGAGGATGGCGAATATCACGCATATCGGACGCGCCGTCTGACCAGATATCGGAAGGCATTCCgcttcttccaccatggGCTGGCCACAAATACCATGTTCGTGGCCAAGACCGAAGCTCCTTATCGACCAGACCAACAAAATGCGGTGTTATTGGATCCCACCGCGCGAATGCAGTCAAAGGAGTCGACGGAGTCAGTCGAGCCAACAATTGGGATTTCATTCTAAGCCTTaatctgcttttctttgtttctttcttctccccctttCTTGGAACCATGCTCATTTCGTGGCAGTGTCCTTCCTATCCTTGTAATTTGAGcggtttttgttttttaCTCCGGGAACCAACGGAGCATCGCTGCGGGAGGAGCAACTGGGTACTTCTGTACATACTACCTGGCCAAGTAGTGGTAGTATTAGACTAGACTGATTGAAAAATTGACACCATATCCACTGACTTCGCGTCCCAAAAAGGTAGCCCGAGACCACGTGACCGGACCAACATTCGGATTCTTCTGCCATTGGTCGTGTCGCTCGGGAATTGATAGCCCTAACAGACAAACTAAAATCCCTCGCGTTAGATTCCTCCATTGTCTTTGGGGGATAGTACCCAGAGTGCCCCACTGGGATGCAGCGGAGTTTACTCCGTAAGTCTTCATGAACAGGGATCGACCAGTTCCGACCCTGAAACCTGAGCTCGGGTGTTGCCATGGAGTCTTGGAAGAGAGCCTCATACAGACGACGACACGATAGCGCTCGCTACTGTTGTTGGGCGAAGCGAGGTGAATTGCTcattggaagagatcttGGGCTGAAGTCCCTGCTATGACCTCCTGCAGCCTCAACGTAATTTAACGGGGTCAACGGTACGATTGGCTGTAACCCTTCGCAGGGGAGGTTGGGGACACTCAAACTTTGCATCATACCATTCGGTGTGGCAGATAATCCTGGTCTATATCTCTGGAGCACTGCCCAACTTTGACCTTTCTCTTTGTTAGACAGGCAGCCGCAATCAAACCTCTAAGAATACCCCGGGAACTTGGCGCCAGCTGAGCCAGCCCTACTGTGGATCAGCCCTGTGTGGATAACGGCCTAGATAGCGCCACTGGAGGTcaacaaagaagatcagCTCGAGTTATCTGGTCCATCCAGCTCAACCAATTCGCTGCCTACCTGCCCAGGTTTATAAATTCAAGCTTGGAACCGCCCAGTCGACGATCCCACAGACAATCATCGTTCCCGTCTTTACTCCTACAGTCAAGATGAAGCTCCTTCAGCTATCATCACTTCTCCACTTCCTGACTCTAAGCTCAGCTCTCACTATCCCCTTGAACCGTCGCAAACGTTCTATTGATGCCTTAGCTCACACTGCCTCCCTCCTCGCAACCGGGGGTGGACACAATTTCGATGTCGACGTCACTGTTGGCTCCAACAACCAAACCTTCAAGCTCCTGGTCGATACAGGAAGCAGTGATCTCTATATTATGGGAGACGGCTTTACCTGCGTCAATGCCACCAGCAACCTGACTCTCCCCCAGGCAGACTGTAAATACGGTCCAGAGACGTATACCCGCTCGTTGAGCTACGAACAGGTTCCTAACGAGGTGTTCGGCATTGAATATGGGGCCGGTCGTGCAAGCGGTGTCATGGCCTATGAGGACATTACAATTGCAGGCGTCTCAGTGCGCGCCAAATTGGCAATCGCAGATGTTTCTGAGCCGATGGGTCGAGAAGGGATCAGCCATGGGGTCATGGGTCTTGGCTACCCCAGCATAACATCGGCTCACCCAGGCACATCCGTTCCCAACAACACGTACTTCTACAACCGGGCGGTGTATAGCCCAGTGTTCAACACCATGTTTGAGCAAGGCCTGGTGGAGCCGTACTTCACCATTGCTCTGGCGCATACCGCGCGGGGCAGCACTGCCACATTCGGAGGCTATCTCACCCTGGGTGACCTGCCCCCGGTGGAGCCTAAGTCGGACTTCAGCGCT from Aspergillus flavus chromosome 7, complete sequence carries:
- a CDS encoding aminotransferase, which translates into the protein MTFPPAPAANIGPYPIRAYTGWMETNDSCGIDWTKLGLAVTDMVNGHVESTYSVTTGEWTSPKFVEDPYLRIHGLAPALNYGQQVYEGLKAYRSATDQILLFRPRFHAARMQHSAEVVSIPAVPTDHFLECVNLAVARNAEWVPPHASGAALYVRPVLLGSAAHFALTPPAEFTFCVYVQPFSTYHGIAPLPAVVLEDFDRAAPRGTGHAKIGGNYAPVMKWSEKAKKEGFPMTLHLDSATHSEIDEFSTSGFLGARMDGDKPVLVVPKSDYIIGSVTSDSCMQIARSLGWTVEHRSVKYEELATFKEVMAVGTAAALVPIRSITRKSRDDHFVYTEEKSAGPVCQQLYAALTKIQRGEAEDQFGWREEVKGTSDVGSSGSFCIIM
- a CDS encoding ankyrin repeat protein, whose product is MRNSPAWSISQSPSPARTSTVGMMMKGLDPVLAPGDPLDPCPWPISYADNDLWSQYSSGLFSADSDVLHLSQADWQNADLSDNGSWSATNSLGDLPMTMSDPPFGQPPLWTPSSDPCLFPSIIPSGDLSSENVSDIHHQPRDGIPTPPPSQPQSNPRTPQEPSHGTERVVSLLLLQRGVNVNVQDSRGQTPLHIAAQCGHLGVVRLLLTTEHIDVNARDHHGSTPLHVASEKGHVEVVQLLVAHGARLDARSGRTG
- a CDS encoding putative cytochrome P450 (cytochrome P450 monooxygenase), with the protein product MQAVALLRHVPLFAYVTAVPVALLAYVLAICIYRIWFHPLAKYPGPLLAKVTNLYGGYYAWKGDLHIDMMRCHEKYGNYVRYAPNRVLFNTNTGLKEIYAYSKSFQKSAAYGAMVHRAPNTLTLIDKKQHGRKRRIIGQGFGDAALRGFEGTIMSLVRKFCDELAKDISGGKAGEWSSPQNMGKWSKAEILTFLPANYLTFDIMSGIIFGESFDLIGSPKNREIVKCIEDSNVRTGVLSQAGELSTRRLDRWLFPQAIQGRNAFIRFVNILLKKRMSAKPLKRHDAFSFLLDAVDPETQQGFTPAEIGAESTTMIVAGSDTSSTAIASTFFYLCRNREWYEKAKEEVRAAFPGPDDVALGPALNNCVILRACIDESLRMSPPASSSLWREVLDDGVIIDGQVVPRGYDVGTCIYAIQHNPDYYPEPFEYRPDRWLDPVPEKVQLARSAFSPFSIGPRSCLGKGLAWTELMLTMAYMLSKYEFRSAPGEDEKVGGGHVDMGAGRQREGEYQLRDHVTAAKDGPIVQVSFR